Within the Paenibacillus pabuli genome, the region AGCTTATATTGCCCATCAGCGTGAGGTTGTGACATTCCGGACCAAGTACGAGCTCGAGAAAGCGGAAGACCGTGCACACGTGCTGGAAGGTCTGGTCAAAGCGCTGAACATTCTGGATGAAGTCATCGCAGCAATCAAGGCTTCCAAAAATCGTCAGGACGCGCAAAATAACCTGATGTGGATGTTCGGATTCTCGGAGCGTCAGGCGGATTCCATCTTGACACTGCAACTGTATCGTTTAACCAATCTGGAGATCACATCCCTCCAGAAGGAGCTTGGCGATCTGATGAAAAAGATTGCACAATTACGCTCCATTCTGGATAGCGACCGCAAGTTAATCGGCGTTATTCGCAAAGAATTAATGGAGATCCGGGAGAAATACGGAATCGACCGTCGTTCGGCTATCCAGGGCGAGGTGGAAGAACTTAAGGTTAATCTGGAAGTCCTCGTCAACGCGGAAGATGTATTTGTTACGTTATCCAAAGAGGGCTATGTGAAACGTACGGGGATGCAGTCCTTTACTCGTTCTGGCGGCGAACGCAACGGAAGCGGTGTAAAGGAAGGCGACTATATCTCCCAGCTGCTTGAAGTCAACACCCTTGAAAATCTGCTCGTGTTCACCCAAAAAGGCCAGTACTTTTTGTTGCCTGTTCACCAGGTGCCGGAATTCAAGTGGAAAGACCCCGGAACAGCCATTGTCAATGTCATCCCATTAGCGAAGGATGATCGTATCGCGAGTGTGCTAGCGGTCAAGTCCTTCGAAGAAGAAGGGCACAGTCTCGTCTTCGTTACGCGGAAGGGACAGGTGAAGCGTACTGAACTGAAAGAGTACGTCACCAAACGCTCTGGTGCTGTTGCTGCTTGCAAAGTTGGTAAGGACGATGAGGTATTATCCGTACATCTGAGCACAGGCGGTAAGGATATTATGCTCATTACCAAGGAAGCGATGGCGATCCGTTTCCGTGAGGACGATGTTAATCCGATGGGACGTGTATCCGGAGGGGTTCGTGGTATACAGTTAAAAGAAACGGATGAAGTCGTTTCTGCCCTATGGGTGGAAGGTGATGAAGGCGAAATCGCCGTGCTATCTGACTTGGGTTATGGTAAACGTTCCCTGTTGCTGGACTACGCTTTGCAGAGTCGTGGAGGCAAAGGTATTGCCACATTTGAATTCAAAGAAGGCAAGCGAGTGAAACCGAATGGATCCCGTATAGCCGGTGCCTTCTATTGCAGGGAACAACGAAATGTAACGGTAATGACCAAGGAAGGGCAGGCTTATGCGATTTCTTCTGAAGGTGTGCCGATTACGGAACGCAAACACATTGGCAAGCTGCTGGTTCATGTGGATAAACAGGATGAAATTGTGGAACTTCTCATGAATTTCGATGAAAATCAGCCAGCTTCAACATCGTAAATAACTTAAAAGAGACTTTTTGCACAGCAGTTGATCCTGTCGTGCAAAGAGTCTTTTTTTGTTGTTCAAACTCGGATTAAAAGAGGCTGTCCATGCGAAGTTTAACAACCTTCGTCGATTACGGTCGATCGGTGAGAAATTGAAAAAATGCAGCAGGAATGCGGGTTTTGACCGCGAAAAGTTAAGCTAGTGAAGTGAAAAACCGGGTTGCAGAGAGGAGCGATTCAAGATGTATAATTCCGATTTTGCCAAGTGCTGGTCAAGGCTCACCAAGGACTATAAGCTTCATATGGATCAGGAACTGGCCCCCTCATTAACGGAGGCACAGCTGGCTGTACTGGAGGTTCTTGAGGATCATCAGAGAATGAAGCCATCCGATCTGATTCCTTTTTTGGCTACAACACCTGCAGCGGTAACGATGCTGCTTGACCGTATGGAAAAAAACAATTTGATTCGCAGGGATCGGGATAACCAGGATCGAAGAATCGTGTGGGTATCCTTATCTGACAAGGGACGAATGGAGACAGAACGGGGCGTAGCCATCCGTAATGATTTCATGAATTCCGTACTTAGCAATATTTCAATGCACAACCAACAGTTGCTTGTCTATCTGCTGGGGAAGATGACAACACCCAAAACAAAGGAGCATGTGTTGTCTTCCACATCTTAATGAATGATGATGGCACGTTTTTAATTCTTGATGATATGATGCGATTTTCTGGTTAATGGTTACCATAGAACTCTTGCGGATAAAAGCAGGAGCTCTATGGTTATTTTCATTGGGTCTGAGTGAAATGATTTGTCTGCTTCAGAAGACTCAGAATAATTTTCGAAATTTTATATGTAAAGAGTTGACTATGTCATTATTTTTGTTATAATAAATAATTGTTCCCCTGATATTTCGTGTGCGAAATATTATATTCCAAAAGTAAAAAGGGTGAATTAATGACTGATACGTATGAAGTATTCTACATTATCAATTCGTTCCGGCAAGTGAATCAAATGCTGTTTCGGGCATTCTGGAATGAAAACAAGCAGATCGAGTTAACTTCAATTCAATTTATGGTGTTATCCATTTTGAAGGAGCGTCCTTCCATTGGCATCAACGAAGTGGCTGAACTGTGCCATATGGGCAGCAGTTCCATGAGTGCTGTGGTTGAACGTCTGGTCAAGGGTGAGTATATCGTCCGGACACGTTCCCATTCTGATCGCCGATCCGTCATGCTGCAAATTACGGATAAGGGAGATAAGGCACAGCAGGAAACACACCAGTTGTGGATGGAAAGAGTATCTCCCATATTGGATATTCCAAAAGAAGATCTTGAGCACCTGCTAAGAATCCATACTCAAATGATTGAAAAGTTAGAAGGAAGAGAGATGAACAACCCATGAGTACTACCGCTGCAGCTCCATCCTCCGCGATGGACAACATTAAGAAGGGGCCAATTGTAGCCGCGCTGCTAATTGGTGCATTTGTAGCCTTCTTGAACCAAACCCTGATGAACGTTGCTCTTCCTAAAATCATGGAAGATCTCGCAATCGGGGCCAATACAGCCCAATGGCTGACAACGGGATACATGCTCGTCAATGGCGTGCTGATTCCGGTCACGGCTTATCTCATTGCCAGATTTTCAACGCGTCAGATATTCATTACGGCAATGACGTTATTTACAATAGGAACGTTGGTCTGCGGAATCAGTCCGAATTTTGCTGTCCTGATGGTTGGTCGTGTGATTCAAGCGGCAGGCGCAGGTATTCTGATGCCTCTGATGACTGTCGTATTCCTGACTATTTTCCCAATCGAGAAACGCGGTCAGGCCATGGGTACAATGGGGATCGCCATGATCCTAGCTCCGGCAATCGGACCGACACTGTCCGGTTATGTCGTTGAACATTATTCCTGGAGATTGTTGTTCTACATTATTTTGCCATTCTCTGTGATTGCAACAGCAATTGGTATTGCATTTGTCAAAAATGTAACCCGTCAATCTAAACCGAAACTTGATTATCCAGGTGTTATTTTGTCCACTCTTGGATTTGGTAGCTTGTTGTACGGCTTCAGTGATGCAGGTACAGATGGATGGGGAAGCGCGATTGTTATCAGCTGCCTGGTCGTAGGGGCCATATCGCTCATCCTGTTCGTTATTCGTCAACTGACAACCGATCATCCACTGCTGGAGTTCCGTATTTTCAAATACAACATGTACACGTTAACTACAATAATTAATATGCTTGTGACAATGGCGATGTTTGCCGGCATGATTTTGCTTCCGATTTTCCTGCAAAATATTCGCGGCTTCTCACCAATTGAATCAGGTTTACTTATGATGCCAGGTGCGATCCTGATGGGGATTATGTCTCCAATTACAGGCCGTATCTTTGATAAAGTCGGTGCTCGTTGGCTGTCAGTTGCAGGTCTTGCGATCACAGCAATTACGACATGGGGACTCAGCCGCCTGTCGATTGATACAACTTATGGCTACATGATGTTTATCTATACTGCACGTATGTTTGGTATGTCGATGTTGATGATGCCGATTCAGACTGCCGGCTTGAACCAACTGCCACAGCGTCTGAACGCGCACGGTACAGCGATGTCGAACACACTTCGTACGGTTGCTGGTGCGATCGGTACAGCCGTTCTGGTTACGATCATGAGCAGCAAATTGAAATCCCACCTGGCAGATACCCTTGCCTTGGGACAGATTAATCCCGAGGATCAAGCTGCTATGCTCGGTGCTACGGCAGATGCTACCATCTATGGGGTAAACTACGCATTTACAGTAGCTACCTGGATGACAGTTGCGGCTATGCTGCTTGCGTTCTTTATTCGTAAAACGAAGCCGGCAATTGAACCGACAGTTGTTGAACAGAAACAAAAAGCGAATGCAACAGCTTAAATATCATACAGGTATCATTGTTTAATCATCATACGTTATACACTTGTTTACAAAGTGATTGAATGCAAAAGAGCCTCGGCAGTTTGAACTGCTGGGGCTCTTTTTGTATTGGAGAAGGTGAATAAAAATTAGTCCGGGCTATCCGATAAACCGTTAAGAAATGCAGGACCAGGATCATAACCAAACTGCTGGAGGTTAATGGTTCCGTTCAGCTGAAATTCCACACCTTCGCTGATGAGCTCGTTCTCCTGCATCAGGCGGGAGTGTTCATCCGGTATGGCAATTGCTCCTTGGGCATTAACGACACGATGCCAGGGAAGTCGCTCCTTGCGGCTCATGGAGTGAAGAATGCGTACAACCTGCCTCGCAGCACGGGGACTGCCCGCTTGAGCGGCAATCTGGCCATAGGTCATGACTTTGCCTTCCGGTATAGATGCGATAATGGCCACGACTTGTTTAGTGAATGGTGTCATCTGAATGCAAACTTCCTTTCTCCATCTCAGGAGTATTGACTCTGTTGTTGAAACAGATCTTCGTTTTTTCAATGAGAGCTCGAGGTATCCTAGCGTCTCATTCATGATGTAAATTGTTAAAAAACCGTGTACCCAAAATGTAAATTCGGATACACGGTTTGCTTATTATTCTCTAAATGCATCCTCATACAAGCTGGATGGCCACTCTGCCCATGGAAACTCCCGTGGAGGCAGCGATCTTAATGTGACCTCTTCCTTGGTCACCGGATGCGGGAAAGCTGCGATGGCAGACCAGAGGGCTATCTGCTGTCCTGGTTTGTTCACACCTGCACCGTACTTCTGATCTCCGAACAAGGGACAGCCCGATTCTTTCATTTGCACCCGAATCTGGTGGGATCTGCCGGTGTGAAGCTCAATGTGTACAAGACTGTATCGGTCCGTTTGACCGATAACCTGGTAATCCAGAACAGCGTCTTTGCCGCCGGGCGTGCCTTTCGGCACAGCGGTTACCGTGTTGGTACGTGCATCTTTCAGCAAAGTATGCTTCAACGTACCCTGCTGTGCAGGCAGTTTGCCATGGACAACGGCCGCGTATAATTTGCGGAAATGCCGTCCCCGGACAGTTTCAGATAATCTGGAAGCCGCTTTGGAGGTTTTAGCGAAAATCATCGCCCCTCCAACGGGACGATCCAGCCTGTGAACCAGACCGAGATATACATTGCCGGGTTTATTGTATCTTTCCTTCAAATCCTGCTTCAGCAAAGTCAGCAAATCGGGGTCTCCCGACGCATCCTCCTGGGTAGGTACATTAACAGGTTTCGTAATGCCTAATAGGTGATTGTCCTCGTATAGTACAGGAATATCCCCAGATGGCTGTACGTGATCAGACATCATCAGGACTCCCAGCGGCCCAAAATGCCGCAAGGCAGATCCAGACCACTGCGTGTAATCGGCAGACCGATCTCACCAGCTGTGATGCTGCCTCCATATTGAGCTGACATTGTCATCGTCAGCATGTTGCGCAGAACTGTGGATGAGATGCCAGTAGTGTAGGAATTAACCAGCATGAATAGTGGGTTATCCGACAAAATACTCATACAAGATTTCAAGAAGGGGTAGAGGTTCTCTTCCAGCTTCCACGTCTCTCCATTAGGTCCCCGGCCGTAGGACGGAGGATCCATGATAATCGCGTCGTAACGGTTACCACGACGCTGCTCCCGCTGTACGAATTTGAATACATCATCTGTAATAAAACGAACAGGGCGGTCTGCAAGACCGGAGAGTTGAACGTTCTCCTTGGCCCACTGCACCATGCCTTTGGCTGCATCCACATGGACTACCGAAGCACCGGCATAAGCTGCAGCAACCGTTGCACCTCCTGTGTAGGCAAACAGATTAAGTACAGAGATGGGCCGTCCTGCATTAGCGATTTTATCCATCATCCAGCTCCAGTTGGCAGCTTGTTCGGGGAACAGGCCTGTATGCTTGAAGCTGGTCGGTTTAATGTGAAATTTAAGGTTCTCGTATCCAATAGTCCAGCGTTCCGGAATTGGCTTTTTCATATCCCAGCTGCCGCCGCCGGAAGAGCTGCGGTGATAGTGACCGTGCACCTGGCGCCATTCATTGGTTTCTTTTTCGAGAGGCCAGATAATCTGTGGATCGGGTCTGCGTAAGATGACATCGCCCCAACGCTCCAGTTTCTCGCCGCCTCCTGTATCGATAACTTCATAGTCCTTCCAGTTCGATGCTACGTACATAGTCGTTTATCCATCCTTCAAAAGTCATTTGGATACTATTGTACAACAAAAAAGGGCCTGTACGCCAGTTGGGGTGGGCAGAACGGACTCTTATTGTTTTGAATTTGCTGTGTAACCATATACTGAAAATAAAGAAAAGATGAAAATTTAATTTGACAATGATAATCATTATCACATATGATTTTGATAATTCAGATATCCTTATTAACTGTATGTTCTAGATGACTAAATTAAAGTGAGGGAAAAATAGATGGCTAAATTGTTGGTGGCTTATGCGAGCATGACTGGAAATACGGAAGAAATTGCAGAACTGATTGTGGAGGGAATTACACAGGGGGGGCACGAAGCAGTACTCAAGGATGTAGTGGATTGCAATGCAGCCGATGTGCTTGAATATGATGGTTTCCTTATCGGCGTATATACTTGGGGAGACGGGGAACTGCCGGATGAATTCCTTGATTTTTACGAAGAGCTGGATGAACTGGACCTAAGCGGCAAACGAGCGGCTGTCTTCGGCAGTGGTGACACATCTTATGAACAATTTTGCGGAGCGGTGGATCTTGCAGCTGCGAAGCTGCAGGAGCGTGGGGCGGAGGTATCTCCAGAGATGCTGAAGATTGAGTACAGTCCGATGGAGCAGGAGAAGGATACATGCCGTGAATTCGGCAAACGTTTCGCTGCTGCCGGATTACAGGTGTCCTAGAAACCATGTTAAAACATAATATTCAGGCAGTCGTGCAGCCGAGAGGTGCGGACAGTCCGGAGCGACTGCTTGAAGACTATAAATTGGAGGAGATGCTTCGCAGCCTGCATCGGTTCATTCGCCCGGAATCGGAGGCTGCACTTCGTTCCCCGCTGCAATGGCGGCACCGCGTTCAGTATGCGGTCAGTCATGCGGTCAACGCCTTCTATAGTATGGACCCGGATGTGCGCAAGGAGGTCCCGGTACAATATCTGCTGGAAAAGTGGTGGCCGAAAAAGGCAACGGGTTTCGAATCCATCCTTCATTACTGGGATGTGAAAAATAAAGTCATTGATGAACTCTCACTGGCAATCGCCATGAACGATGATTTGAAGCATCCCATGATCCTGTTTGAACAGTGGAAAACCGAAATCCCTGCACTTTCCCTGCACTTGTCGATGATTTTTCAGGCTGCTTGGCAACCTGAAGGGTGGGACTCTCTGTTGGTTCAGAAATTCATGGTGGTTCACGATCCCAACGTAGTTGAAGCTTTTCAGCATTTGGTTAGTGTGTTTTGCTGGGAAGCCTTCGGGAAGCTGCCTGGCATGATTGAAATTTACTGTTTGCTCGAAGGTCGTAAAATTCGATTCATTCCGGGAAGGCAATCCCTTGTTCGTTCAATGGATTATATCAGGCTTGTTCGTGACAGTATCCCGCAGGCGGAAGATTCGGAATCGGAATATTTCACCTCTCGTGACAAAGCTCGGATACATGAGGAAGTTGACCGAAGAAGAAGTGAAGTGGAACCGAAGAAAAACTGGCTTATGTGAAGTTGCAAGAAGAGTGTCTGACAGAACGTGAAGATAAAGGAGGAGCGATACAATGTTAACCGGTGTGAATCAGTGGGGTAGTGGCAAGAAACGTGCAGGAAGCTGCGAATTCAGCCCGCTTCCGGTACCACAGTCGGTGATCGGACGATTGCTGGATGAGGCAGACCCGTCATTGTACGTGATGAGTTCTGAACCCTGGCGATTTATGCTTTTTGCTGGAGAAGGGCGCCAGCTCTATCTGGAAGCGGTCAGGCAGAGCTATCCTCCTCACTTGGCAGACCGATATGGTGAATGGGCCGCATATCAATATACGGAAGCCATTCCTGCGCATCTGATTGTCGTTGCACCAACCAATGGCCAAGAGGATCATATGTTGCCTGCAAAAGCCTGGAGCAGACGTTTCTCCATGCTGGCAGCAGAACAGGGACTGCATGCCGTTTGGAAAATGAATGATTATCAGCAGCACCCGGTTTTTATGAATCTAATGGGCTTAACCAGTGAGGAACATGTTCTGGGAGTATTCCATATCGGTTACGGAGACCAGCCTGCATTAAGAGATGTGGATATCAGCAGACCAGCCTCTGAACTGATGACAGTCTACGACCATCTGGTTTGATCGATGCAGCTAGGCGAGCAGGAATTAGTGATGCGTGTCTGCCAGGAAATTGCTAACGAGCTGACGGTAAGTGTCTACGCCAGAATAAGTTGAATACAAGCGGTTGGATACCGTAATGGTATTTCCGAAGAAAAAACGTTCGAATTGTGTCTGTCTGCCCCCGAAAGACCCTGCACCGAGCTCCCAGATCAAACGGAAAAGGGAAGTACGCTGTTGTGCAGCCATATCCGTCCCTTTCAGGTAGACATCCAAATGTGCGCCAGCACCCGACCTGAATTCTTCCTCCTGAGGCACCATAATCATCCCGCTTGAAGCCAAAAGCTGAATGATTTCAATCATCTCGGGATACAGCTTCGGATATAGAATGTTTGCAGCCATTAATGGCTGAGGTGCAGGCAGTATAAATCCTCTACCGTCTGGCACAGCGCCGGCTTCAGCCGCGATGGCTAGGGCTTTAAGAGACTCGAGGCCGGCTAATACGCGTGCAGTTTTCTCAACGACATGTGCTTCAGTGGCCAGATCAAGCGTATCGGTGAGCAGCTGAAGTGTTCCCAGAATGAATTCGGTTTTGGCAATATATCGGCATAAAACTTGATGTCCCGCGTGAATGTGGAAGTTGCTTCCGTTAAATAGACGCGAGGACATTTCTTCTCTACCGGCAAAGAAAATCCGATCATGGGGCACCAGCACATGGTCAAAGATGACGAGGTTATCCATCTCTTCGTATCTGGAGCTGAGCGGGTAGTTAAAACGTGATTCATCCGCGTAGGTATCCCGGCAAACGAGGGTGATGCCAGGCAGATCATTAGGCACGGCAAAGGCGAAGGAGAATGGATTATCATCATCAAATGGAGCAGGTGAGGGAGAAGGATAGACAAAAATTTCGTCACAAGTTGCACCCTGTGTAGCCATCATGAATGCCCCGGTGATAATAAGACCATCTACGGTATGCTCTACCACCTTGGCTGCAATTGCATCTTCGGTAGCGTCCATCTGCCCGGATACTTTGCTGGCGTGTGGCTGTATAAAGGCATGAGAGAGCGTAATATCGTTGTCACGACAGAAGGCATAATAGTTCTTCAGATTTTCTGCGTACTGCGGTGATAACTCGGTAAGGAGATCCGCTGCAGTGTAGAATGACATGATTGCCGTGTTCATATAATCGGGTGACCGACCCAGAAACCCATGATGAGTGCCTGACCAGATGCTCATCGCTTCACGACGTCTTCGCAGATCATCAACTGTGGTGGGCGGCAGAAATGATAGCCCCACAGGTTTGCCGTCAAAGGGTGATGCATACGTCATCTTGCCTGCAAGCTGCGGATCTGACTGCATGTCGTAGAGTTGTGCTTGCGTCTCCATAAGACCTTTGAAAGCAAGATGTTCTGATCTTTTACCCGTAACAAGTTCTCCCTTATACCAGCAGGGGACAGTCTGGGTATTAATTCGTTCAATGTACTGCTTGCCACTTTTAACAGGCATCGTTATTCACCTCTTGGTTCTAATCGTTCATGGGCAGATTGACTGCTCTCGTAGTTTACGTGGGCAGCCTATGTTATGTGCATCCCGACAGAGGAATAACGATTTTGGAGAAAAGGGCTTGATAATAATTATCATTCTTGTTACAATACAAAAAGAAAAAGGAACCGGCCAGGGCTCCTTTAACTTCAACAAACGATAATAAAGTTGTTATTTTACTTCAAAAGTTTTGCAGTCGGTTTCAGCAGACTTGCTTGCTTCTTGAGAACTGTGACTCACGATGTAAATCGAAGAAGCATTACATTTGTTCTCTTCAGCCCAGTGAACACAGGAATTTACTTCACACAATACGTCTTTTGCCATGATTAATAACCTCACTTTGAGTTTTATTATCGTTGGTATAAGGGAAAATCCCGATTTTGCAAGTTGCCGCTTGCTGATCGGAACATTTGTGTCCTCTTAATAAAGAGGGCTTATTTGCGTTATACACAACGATGCACTTTTAGAATAG harbors:
- a CDS encoding 4-hydroxyphenylacetate 3-hydroxylase family protein, giving the protein MPVKSGKQYIERINTQTVPCWYKGELVTGKRSEHLAFKGLMETQAQLYDMQSDPQLAGKMTYASPFDGKPVGLSFLPPTTVDDLRRRREAMSIWSGTHHGFLGRSPDYMNTAIMSFYTAADLLTELSPQYAENLKNYYAFCRDNDITLSHAFIQPHASKVSGQMDATEDAIAAKVVEHTVDGLIITGAFMMATQGATCDEIFVYPSPSPAPFDDDNPFSFAFAVPNDLPGITLVCRDTYADESRFNYPLSSRYEEMDNLVIFDHVLVPHDRIFFAGREEMSSRLFNGSNFHIHAGHQVLCRYIAKTEFILGTLQLLTDTLDLATEAHVVEKTARVLAGLESLKALAIAAEAGAVPDGRGFILPAPQPLMAANILYPKLYPEMIEIIQLLASSGMIMVPQEEEFRSGAGAHLDVYLKGTDMAAQQRTSLFRLIWELGAGSFGGRQTQFERFFFGNTITVSNRLYSTYSGVDTYRQLVSNFLADTHH
- a CDS encoding flavodoxin, with amino-acid sequence MAKLLVAYASMTGNTEEIAELIVEGITQGGHEAVLKDVVDCNAADVLEYDGFLIGVYTWGDGELPDEFLDFYEELDELDLSGKRAAVFGSGDTSYEQFCGAVDLAAAKLQERGAEVSPEMLKIEYSPMEQEKDTCREFGKRFAAAGLQVS
- the gyrA gene encoding DNA gyrase subunit A, whose protein sequence is MSLSEQFLPAFLEEVVGDRFGRYSKYIIQDRAIPDVRDGLKPVQRRILYAMYDSGNTPEKPYRKSAKTVGDVMGNYHPHGDSSIYDGMVRMAQPWKMGHVLVDGHGNWGSQDDDPAAAMRYTEARLSPIAMEMLRDIEKRTVLFKDNFDNTAKEPVVLPSRYPNLLVNGVSGISSGFATEIPTHNLREVIDACIAVMEKPSIELDEIMMFMKGPDFPTGGLIMGGEGILDAYRTGKGRIYIRSKTDIENMRGGKQQIVITEIPYQVVKSRLVTAMENIRLEKKVEGIAEVRDESGRDGLRIVVELKKEADAQGILAYLLKKTDLQVTYNFNMVAIVNKAPQQLGLKSILEAYIAHQREVVTFRTKYELEKAEDRAHVLEGLVKALNILDEVIAAIKASKNRQDAQNNLMWMFGFSERQADSILTLQLYRLTNLEITSLQKELGDLMKKIAQLRSILDSDRKLIGVIRKELMEIREKYGIDRRSAIQGEVEELKVNLEVLVNAEDVFVTLSKEGYVKRTGMQSFTRSGGERNGSGVKEGDYISQLLEVNTLENLLVFTQKGQYFLLPVHQVPEFKWKDPGTAIVNVIPLAKDDRIASVLAVKSFEEEGHSLVFVTRKGQVKRTELKEYVTKRSGAVAACKVGKDDEVLSVHLSTGGKDIMLITKEAMAIRFREDDVNPMGRVSGGVRGIQLKETDEVVSALWVEGDEGEIAVLSDLGYGKRSLLLDYALQSRGGKGIATFEFKEGKRVKPNGSRIAGAFYCREQRNVTVMTKEGQAYAISSEGVPITERKHIGKLLVHVDKQDEIVELLMNFDENQPASTS
- a CDS encoding MGMT family protein, with product MTPFTKQVVAIIASIPEGKVMTYGQIAAQAGSPRAARQVVRILHSMSRKERLPWHRVVNAQGAIAIPDEHSRLMQENELISEGVEFQLNGTINLQQFGYDPGPAFLNGLSDSPD
- a CDS encoding DHA2 family efflux MFS transporter permease subunit; its protein translation is MSTTAAAPSSAMDNIKKGPIVAALLIGAFVAFLNQTLMNVALPKIMEDLAIGANTAQWLTTGYMLVNGVLIPVTAYLIARFSTRQIFITAMTLFTIGTLVCGISPNFAVLMVGRVIQAAGAGILMPLMTVVFLTIFPIEKRGQAMGTMGIAMILAPAIGPTLSGYVVEHYSWRLLFYIILPFSVIATAIGIAFVKNVTRQSKPKLDYPGVILSTLGFGSLLYGFSDAGTDGWGSAIVISCLVVGAISLILFVIRQLTTDHPLLEFRIFKYNMYTLTTIINMLVTMAMFAGMILLPIFLQNIRGFSPIESGLLMMPGAILMGIMSPITGRIFDKVGARWLSVAGLAITAITTWGLSRLSIDTTYGYMMFIYTARMFGMSMLMMPIQTAGLNQLPQRLNAHGTAMSNTLRTVAGAIGTAVLVTIMSSKLKSHLADTLALGQINPEDQAAMLGATADATIYGVNYAFTVATWMTVAAMLLAFFIRKTKPAIEPTVVEQKQKANATA
- a CDS encoding RluA family pseudouridine synthase, which translates into the protein MSDHVQPSGDIPVLYEDNHLLGITKPVNVPTQEDASGDPDLLTLLKQDLKERYNKPGNVYLGLVHRLDRPVGGAMIFAKTSKAASRLSETVRGRHFRKLYAAVVHGKLPAQQGTLKHTLLKDARTNTVTAVPKGTPGGKDAVLDYQVIGQTDRYSLVHIELHTGRSHQIRVQMKESGCPLFGDQKYGAGVNKPGQQIALWSAIAAFPHPVTKEEVTLRSLPPREFPWAEWPSSLYEDAFRE
- a CDS encoding class I SAM-dependent methyltransferase — its product is MYVASNWKDYEVIDTGGGEKLERWGDVILRRPDPQIIWPLEKETNEWRQVHGHYHRSSSGGGSWDMKKPIPERWTIGYENLKFHIKPTSFKHTGLFPEQAANWSWMMDKIANAGRPISVLNLFAYTGGATVAAAYAGASVVHVDAAKGMVQWAKENVQLSGLADRPVRFITDDVFKFVQREQRRGNRYDAIIMDPPSYGRGPNGETWKLEENLYPFLKSCMSILSDNPLFMLVNSYTTGISSTVLRNMLTMTMSAQYGGSITAGEIGLPITRSGLDLPCGILGRWES
- a CDS encoding nitroreductase family protein, whose amino-acid sequence is MLTGVNQWGSGKKRAGSCEFSPLPVPQSVIGRLLDEADPSLYVMSSEPWRFMLFAGEGRQLYLEAVRQSYPPHLADRYGEWAAYQYTEAIPAHLIVVAPTNGQEDHMLPAKAWSRRFSMLAAEQGLHAVWKMNDYQQHPVFMNLMGLTSEEHVLGVFHIGYGDQPALRDVDISRPASELMTVYDHLV
- a CDS encoding DUF1540 domain-containing protein codes for the protein MAKDVLCEVNSCVHWAEENKCNASSIYIVSHSSQEASKSAETDCKTFEVK
- a CDS encoding MarR family winged helix-turn-helix transcriptional regulator, producing the protein MTDTYEVFYIINSFRQVNQMLFRAFWNENKQIELTSIQFMVLSILKERPSIGINEVAELCHMGSSSMSAVVERLVKGEYIVRTRSHSDRRSVMLQITDKGDKAQQETHQLWMERVSPILDIPKEDLEHLLRIHTQMIEKLEGREMNNP
- a CDS encoding MarR family winged helix-turn-helix transcriptional regulator; this translates as MYNSDFAKCWSRLTKDYKLHMDQELAPSLTEAQLAVLEVLEDHQRMKPSDLIPFLATTPAAVTMLLDRMEKNNLIRRDRDNQDRRIVWVSLSDKGRMETERGVAIRNDFMNSVLSNISMHNQQLLVYLLGKMTTPKTKEHVLSSTS